Within Ptiloglossa arizonensis isolate GNS036 chromosome 8, iyPtiAriz1_principal, whole genome shotgun sequence, the genomic segment ggggggggggcaaggTAAAATAGAGATTCGAAAAATGAGTAAAAGAAACGTTCAACGACAAGGATATTATCGGAGTAATCACCTAAGTCTTAGGAAACGTTCTTAACGCTAAATCCGATAACGATAATTAAACCCGCGACGAGTGTGCCGGACGAAAACAGCCGTTACGCGAGTCGCCGCGTGTTACTTTATAACATAGTGGCCCGAAACGTTAAAACATTCGTTCGCTCTCTTATCAACGAATTGATGCgtaataagaataaaattaacgaGGTAATCGGTAAAATTGCACGTGTTTCTCAGCAACGAACATtcatcgtgttttttttttgtttctccccaAATCGACGTTCACAGCACACTCTCGTCGAAACCTAAAAAGGGAGTAGTCGAGTAGCGATCGGAAATGACCGGAGATTATTTTCCGTCGAAACGATTGTTGCGAGAGTAGAATGCGCAAGGGCGTAATTTGCTTGTACACCAACGACATTAGTAAGCGATTCTGTGCAAAAAGAGACTCTGATTCTCAGTTGCGAGACAGATTATTTCCGGTAAACCCCCCCAGAGACCCGGCTGCGCGTCAACCTACCTCCTCGAATCCACCTCGAGAAAGAACAAGATCGGCACGCAGTCATCGATATCTCGTGCATGCGTTCTCTCCACGCGGATCCTTCGACGCGTTTCGCTTCTCTGAATATTCATCGGTTTCAGACACGCGACGAAGTGTTCCGCGTACCGTCGCCGTACGTCGCGATACATTCTTCAGATCGGTCGCGGTACGACTCGCTTCGCTCGCTCGATCGGCTCGAGGCGAAGCGTCATCGTGATTCTGATGCGAACGGATGACAGGACACGTCGGCAAGAACGAAGTCACAAGAGCTCGTACTGGCGCAAGTGCATCCGCTGAATGATGTCCCGGCAATCGTTGAACACTCGCTTGATGTTCTCGGTGTCGACGGCGCATGTGAAGTGCGGATAACAATAGTGCTTGCCGTCGCCGCTCGCTGTGCTTATACGCTGCAAAGTAATTCGAACGGAATTTTAAAACGCCCCGTGAACGGGAAACGCGTAAAACAGGATTCAACGAACGCGGCTTCACTTACGAGAAATTCGTCCCTAATGAAGTACTTGGCCCTTATAACGTCAGGTGGTTCCGAGGGATCCACGACCACGCCGGGTTCGGACGGCGTCTGGTAGCGCGCGAACTCTGGAAAATAGTCCTCTAATTTGTGCTTCCCTGCTTTTATCTTTTCCGCCAATAGATCctgtttgtttaaaaataagatTACGGAAATTGTGCGGAGCCACCTACAAAGGAAACACACCAGTGATGTACCGCCAATTTCTTCACGCTTGATTCTCGTTTTTCGtcgacattaaaaaaaaaaaaaaccacaaaAGAAGTCGGTTCGTACCGATTATTCCAAATGCTTTTGAAGAGATCGAGACTCTCTCTGAGTCTGAGCTTCGTCGGATCCTCCCTGAGTACCATGTTATAACTACTGCACGCCGTTACAAATATGATTGCCGTTACGTCGTTAAAGCACTGTATCCACTTTCTCCTTTCGTCCCGCTGACCACCGACGTCGAACATActgtaaaaataatcgaaagttgCTTCAAACTGTTCGTGTACAGTACGTTAGATCGAtacgatacgttttacgtaacacGAGACCGACGACCGATTAAATTTATACATTGTATTCGTCGAAGATGGACGGGGTGTACTCGCCCGCTCAATGTTACGCACCTATAAAAGGGTTTTCCGAGCGCCGTCGAACGATGAATAAATTCGACTTCAGATTCGAGTGATTTCTGCGTCAGTTAAACTTTACTAATTATAATCTTTATTTTCCGCTGGTTTGTAACGGTACGGGCCGATATTATAGAATGACAGTGTTCGATCCACAATTTATTCGCACTGGATGAAATTCCAGCGGGGACCAATAAATACCGTCCCGTAAAAGACAATGTGGGACAGAGGATCCGAGGTCCGTAGAGCGGATGCAAAAAGGGGGGAAATATAATAAAGTTGCGGAGGCGTTAACGCGGCTAACGGATTTCGCTGCGCGTACAACGTAAGTCGGTGTTCTGTAATACACGTCGGGATGAGATGCGCGTCGCTGCTTCGCGTTATATTTACCGTCGGCCGATGTTACTGTAATACGTCGGCTATATATAGTTAGACGACACTGGAGCAAAGCGAGGAGGTATCGAACGGGACTTACTGAAAGTTTACTTTGTCGACTTGAAACCGCGTTTCGAAGATACCGGACGTGAGGACTCGACACCTGAGAATGTCCTGTAACAAGTTCGAAAGAATTCGTCAGTGAACAATCACCGGGATTATTTTAACGATAAAGTTAAAgcgttcgacgatgaaattgCGCGGAAATAACTTCGCGAGAGGAAACGGTCGAATTTTCCAAATGAAAGCGGACCGTTCCCTTTGGAGAATTACGTCAGGAACATAAACGGACGATTACCTGTTCCGTAGGGGTGTAATCCGGTTGTTTAACAATGGCTACTTTATCTAGAAAACTGAAACAGAGAAAAGAAACAGAGGGAATGAATAATTGTGCGGAGAAAAATAACGATATCGGGGTATAAATTATCATAGGACGAGATACATTTCGTACGAAGGAGCCGCGGGATTTATTATCGTAACTACTATATCGTTTCTCTATCCCTTGCTTTTCCAGATTCGTAATTACGCTCGGTTGTACCGAAGAGGATACAAGAACGCGTTATTGCGATAAACTAGCACGCTACGACTATCGTTGTTCCTCGATCGTGCCAGGATATTTCGTCCGATACGTCTACGAGTCGTGATCGGTCGTTTTCGAGCGATCCTCGATTTCCGAATTCTCGGTTGAAAGCTGCAGGAATCTTAAGGCGGGAGCGGTGCTATCGAAAACGCTGCGATAACACGTACGATGGAGAGCGGAAGTGGTCGGTGGAAAAGGGTGGGCCGGTAAGGGCAACCAAGGGAGAGAACTCGATCCTAGCCCTCTCCCGTTCCTCTCCCTCTGCTCTGTTCTGCTCTCGCttggtctctctttctctctcgctcaagACCCTCCCCGCCCGGTGTCTAGGGTGGATAGAGCGCACGAAGAGGGAAAATCGATCCTCGTCGGTGTCCTATCCTAACCCCAACTCTCGCCCTCTCGGCCTCGCCGGGTATGCCTCCTCTTTGGCACCCAGTTTCCAATCCGGGTCATGGGTCACTGCCACCGCTCTGCTCGCCATCAATCGTACATGCAGACTTAGCTGCGCGAATGTGTACCACCGCGCGTACAGGTGTGTACGTGCGAGGGCCTGCAGGGGTGGGTCGCTTCGCTTTGACAGCGGCATGCAACCTTCCACAGTCGGTTGACGGTGATACTACACGGTGTCCCGCTACAAACAGGCCACTTTAAATATCCTCACTATTTTAAGTAATAGGACGAAACATTGGTCGTTAAAGTTGGGCGACTTCGGGGCAAGTGCAACAACGCGGTAACCGTGGTTTCGCTATTGGTAAAATCGTAACACTCGAGAGTCAACTCCGAGTGTTTCCTTCGAGTGGaatatttcgtatcgttttTTGTTACAGAACGCGAGAGAGCGATCGCGAGTAACTTCTCCGAGAAGTTCGAGCCGATAAAGTATTGAAAATTGTTACTTCGCGTGCACGTATCGTGTCCTCGAATGTAAACAAACGGTAGATAGTGTCTTAACGCTGTCTCGGAAGCTGAGTGTCTCGGAAACTATTGATTTTCGATTGGATGTACCTTCGCGGTTTTTGTTTTCCAAATACGTTACTTCGTCGAATTCCGCTTAAAAAACTACACGCTCCGTCTTCGAAAACGATATCGATCGCCGCGTCACCCCTGTGTCCCCGTctatgaaagaaaaagaagacagTCGAAACAGTTGAACCGAGGTTTCTTCGTTACAAAGCAAGGTAGCCACAATTAAACAGGCCGCGCGAGACTCAAGAGCAATTAAGCTCCGTTCACTGCTCTCTCCGCGGAGAGGTGGCTACGAGTAACCATCAAATTGGCTCCTCGAGTAaatttgagaaaccacaaatcgAGGGAATTGATTTTCGGGGCAAAGTGCTTCCGGGGAGGCGgaggcgcgcgcgtgcgcgcgctcaCACATACACGGCTACGGGGACCGAGAGGAGAACAAGCTCGCAGGACCCGTGTACGTGTAGGCTCGCGAGAAGGTAGGTCATGAAATTGGCGCGCTCAGACAGAAATGAGGTTATCGACCTCCGGAGAATTGAAAGAGGAAGGAGGTCGTGACCCACTGGCTACAGCAGAACGATTTTCTCGTTATCGCGGCATGTAACACCGTCGACCTTGGGGTCAACTCTGACAATGTTATTTCTAACGATACGAATACGCTCGACACTCCTCTTTCACGGCGAGAACGCCGCGCGAGCGAATCTCGCGTACTCCGAAAACATCGATCCACCGGGTACACATTCGGGTAATTTCCATCGTCGAGCGATTAGGCAAACGATGCTCCCCCGTTGCTGTACCCGACACCTTTTTTTTTCTAGCGTTCCGTTGCAGTATACAGCGAAACTGAACCCGGTGACGGCTTCCTTCTCGAAATATTTAGTTTCGAGCGCGACGGAACTCGCTGCGTCTTCTCTCAGGGTGTCGTAGCTCGATTCTGACGACAAGTACGTATTCGATGGTTTTCGATCATCTTTCCCTGTCACCGTTTTCGGAAGCGACGTCAGCGACCGCGATCGTGCAAAGTTTACACTCGAGAGAGGAGAATCCTGTTCGCGGATCTTGAACGAGGTCGGAGCAACCGCGAAACAATGGCCAGCCGATTGCACGAGTAACGAATCGAACTGGACCGCGTCAAAGATCCATTACGCCGCGTTTTCCACCGGTCCCTACTTAGCTTCGTTCGCTAAGATTCCGTCCAAGAATCGCAAATATTTGCGGAACCCGATCGAGCCGCAACTTTCAAcgaaaacgaataattttcgttACTCGGTACCGGGTAACTTTCGCTAATGCGCGTAGTCGGCTACTTGATCGGGAAAAGTTCCGCCAGACAAAAAGTCGGAGACTTTTGGAGACGTGTCAAAGACTTTGCGAACGACACAACCATTGATTTTTCACGCGTTATATTTAGATCGGCGTCGAAAGTTACCgacgacgataaaaaaaaatcgctCGTTTTTATCCGACGTTAACACGCCACGGGAAGAAGATTGTTATCGACCTAAACATTCATGAACTACGTGTGCCAGCATCAGTGATCCCGGCACACAGACCGGGTGTCTATATATAGCGACACGTGTTTCCTTTTTTAAGGTATGCCGAGGTATTCCGTCGTGTAATTGGCACGTTACACGGCTCTGCCCTCTGTGCAACGCTCGTTTTCCTTTCCCATTTTCGCGATACGATTCCGTAACCGAACTCGATCCAACGCGTAACGTCGTATTTTCGACCGTTATACCCATATACGAGCCGTTATGCTCGTCCCTCTCGAACGTCGCGACGTCCTCACCGACGCAAAGGTATATCGTGATAAAGTCGCGCGACACGGTTCAACCGAACATTTTATCGCCATGAAATACAACGAACGTACCGACCAGGAAATGACTCTGACTGTACCAACAATCAATAATCAGCCCGTTGTTGTATCGCGATCCTTATTCTAGTCGAACAAATATTTATCCGTCGCGCACACAATGACTCAAATTCGAGATATTTCGGGGCGCTTCGTCGTCGGCCCACATTCGTTTTATCTCGCGATACAAGAATGCGGTTCAACGAGTAACGGCGATCGACGAGCAACGTcgattttgcgaattgctcTCGCGTACAATttgaaaaggagagagagaaaaagaaaaagaaagaaaaaaagacagaCCGAGCGAGCAGCGTCTCGTCGGGTGGCGTcgctggaatatttttttccctcgattGCGTAAAAACCATGTTTAGCAAACAGCCGCGCGAGATTACAACGATCCCGCGTCTCTCTGGTCCGCGCGCGAATGACTCCGTTATATCCGAAGCAGTGCTCCCCAAAAATACGGTGCgctatttttatcgaaaggtTCCTCTCGCTGCACATGAGGACGAGAAAGAATCGAGGGGAAAAAAGAGAACTTTAAAAATTCACACAAACGTCGACGAGGTGCAGTAACCCGGACCGCGATCGGGTTGTTCTAGAATATTCTTTCAACCGCGAAAACTATTAGCCAGAGTTCGGTGTTGCTGTTCAAACGAATATAAGGAATTATTATTGTTCGGTGACAGAGTCACCGTACGTTTATTCGGTCCGTCGGTACAGAAGTTGTTCAAAGCAAAGATACCTCGAAAGGCTAGACTGTAGGTTGTACGCTACCAAATAGATGAAAAAagcgtgtaaaatataaatgttgATACATCCAAAGTCGAACGTGACACTCGTGAAAacgaattcaattttcaaaattgatgtaCATCTATGTTCGAAATAGCTATTAAACGCGCAACGCACGGCGAACAAAACGGTAGGTACAGATGTGGGAAGGAACGAAAAatgatttataaatattatttaaacggaATCTCGTACATTAAGGGTTGTATGGAAAcatcatcgatcgatcgcgacgagATGATCTCATTTTGATAGATTCAAGCTGATCGTATTACGATCGTTGAATTTAATGAGAATAGAAATAATTGATCGCAATCGTTGACTGAATTAAACGCcgttttcatttctccgctgtAGACGGAGTAATGACATCATGGCAGTTGCGCGCGGAGATCGCCGGCAAGGTTGCCGTGGCCAAATATAAAAGCCGGTTTTTGTCTAATTAAAGTGTTTGACGAATTGATAGACGGCAAACGAAGTCACATGCTCCGGTTTGTTGGCTTAGCGGATAAGTTTCGTGTTTACACTCGAGATTTACGCCCCTTTGCTCACGATCCAGTGCAACAACCTGTGCCTCGCCTATGTAATTTTCAAAGGGACACGTTTAAAGTGACCTGCTGGACCGGGACGATCCGCGCCGGTCAGTTTTTCTGctgatttatataaatttatcggGTCCGTCGGACGTTCTAAAGTTACGTGTTTGAAAGGGGGAACACAGCACGGCGAAAATATCgaggaaattcgctcgattttcgGCCCATTTGTGCGCAACATCCTCGATTCCTGTCGCTTTTGCACGTACAAGTTTCGCGAAATTGATGCCATTAGAAACGACATCAACGTTTCCGCGATAAATATTACCGACCTGTAAAACGAACACTCGAAGAAAGATAATATCGGAAGACTTAAAAACGAAGTGGCTCGTAAATTGCTACCCGACAGAGACGATGATTTGAAATAAGCCGGGAATCGGAGATATTTCaagtaaaatgaaaagaaatggttggtaaaTCCTTTTCTACGCGAGAAACGTGTCCGGTACCAagggtttcgggtaacagatcgTCCGtcgtgttattattattattattattagttcgCGTACCCAGCTAAAAATATCGCTCGCGAGCTTCGACAAAAACGTACACTGTTCGTCAACCTGAAAACTGTACGTGTCAGTGAACACCGTGAAAAAAGTTCGAGGCTGGGCGAATTCATCGAGAACCCCTAGATAAACGAGTGGCCCCTATTAAAGCGATTACCTCGTTAAAGCATTGTCTCCATTTGCATTAAATCGGTGTCGTAGGCCCATGAATATACACGGATACACCATATGTATCGCGGTCACGAGAACCCTTCCGAAATTCATCCGTGCGTTCCGCGAACCACGTATCCGCGAGTCGAACGcatcgcggaggaacgagctgTCCGACATTTTCGCGATGCGTGACCGTTCCCATTCCGCGCcaaaaatcgtttcgaagagGAGGACGGGCGCGGTATCGCGGTGCCATTATCGTCGCGTAAGCGTTATCGTTCGTGCTTCTTATCGTAATCGCGATATCATCCCCCAGGGCAGATTAGAATAGCCATAGCTCGCGCCTCGAGCACAGGAGCATCTAACGCGACCAAGCCAGGTAATAACTTTACCCTCTTATTTTTATCAAAGACCCGCGTCAACGGCTGCCCCGCTACTTTGTATCGCGTTATTCTTGGGCGCACTTAACGTTATAATAATTGCCAAGTTAACCGGCCCAGTCAACGGTTCCGAACGTCAGTCGAGTCGTACCGTGCTCGAACTCGTCCTCTTTCAAGACGCGTCGTTTATTAACGCAACGGGCATAATTTCAAGGGCGAATTCAACATACTGAAATaatgggggggaaaaaaaaagttcaTATAAATACGGGACCTGTCCGACCTTGTTTCCGAGTTAGAGCACGGCTGAATTACACCGGGTACGGTAATCTCTGGATAATTGAAACGATTCATCCCCTGATAACTGAAACGCTCAACGAGACCAATTCGTGGGGCTGACGGTCCCGCGCAACCACGATGAAATATAGTATTACATTCGTCGTTGTATCTACGTGGGAGTACCGTCGACGATATCGGGTAAGTCGAATTTTGTACAAATACGATTACCTTTTGCTACTTGATTCTAGTTCGAAAGATCGATCAAAATGAAACGAATCTTTATGAAAATCGCGCGAGGTGAAATCGTCCTCGGAGGTGCGATCCCGAGCTCTATTTATCCGTTGGCTCTTCGTCAAAGCAAATACTTTTCCGAGAGACTTGTACCGTTCGAAGGAAGCAACACAATTTGCTTGTGCAAATACTTACTGGCGGTGCAGGTATGAAATAATGTCACTTACTATTTGGCGCAGTCGATTAGTTGGTACTCGTTACTCCTCTCGAAACTCTGTTGAACGCCTCGGTCCTTCCAAAGGGTTTCGACGATTTCGTAAAACTCCTGAAAGCAAAACGATAGCAAGGTTCCGTGAGTGAATCGTTCGGCTACCAGAGGGAAGGTCGTGAAATGGAATCGAGGAAACGGCGCACGAAGCGCGCGATACCTGaatggaaataaattattatttcgtgtCGCGTATCCGCGGCTGACTCGCGAGATAAGTGTACGGTTTGGCGCGGACCTCTGGTCCCGTCTCGTTAATTATCTAAAAAAACGTGTAACCgtgacgaaacggagaatttgGCCCGAGTCCCGACTATCGCGACAACAGAATGTTCCGCGTCACGGTTTGGACACGACGCTTTCGCCGGTGTAAGCCGCGCGAGTTGCTAACGGGCCGCGTCCCGCAATCGACAAAAATATTTTGTCATTTTAACGTCGGTTGTGTTACTTGTACACGTGATATCGCCAAAGATAAATACTTGGATGTACACCGTTGAAAAATTCGTCGAAAGGAGGAAGGTCTACCATCGAGATCAACGAACAGAGTTGGATGCAATTTGATTCCCAGGGTAGGTAATCGGACGAACAACTGGTTACggaaattaattaatatcgtTGTTGGTGACATCAAAGGGGGTCCCCGATCGAGTATCCAACCGGAACTTCCTCTCGAAACGGCGAGTTTTTGTTCACCCGGAAGACCAGTCACCGAACGTTTCCCATGTCAAAGCAAATTGGACAAGCTCTCCGAACTTCCAAGTCTCCGATACCGATGTCCCTGGGTTCTTCGATCTCCAGTTTACAGCAAGTACCGAGTAAACGTACGTTGTGCGAACGCAAACCGTACCCGATGCATAAATACGGCACGAAAGATTCGTGTTTCGATCGGCCGGGTGAAAAATGTTGACGGTGTCGTTCAGCGTACGGTACGAATTACAGTAAAACGGATTATCTCGCGCAGAATCAAGCTTCGCGGTGTCCAACTGTGCGAGCGCGTCTCTCGCGACGGGGCCGTGGTCGAATTCGGTTCAGGATTCGCTCGAAATAAACTTCCGTATCGTCGACAACCGGCGCCCAGATATGCAGCAAAAAGCCGAACGACAGTGACAAATTGGACGCGGACCGTCGAACGACGCGACGATACGAATAAAAAGGTGTACACCACGCGGTTTCTGTCCGTCGTTAAGCTTCACGGTGGGATTCCGGctgcgaagaaaacaaaacgCGTTGTTCGTGCGCGCGTATCGTCCGAAGAACGTCGCGGACTCTCGACGAGTTACGGAAAAGTCGCGAAAGaggttgaaaatatttcgacgaaCGTTACCAACGATTTGCCAACTCCGTACGCGATCCGAATCGCGCTTCGGGACCGTACGAGGGACAAGCGATTCGATTCAATTAATTCGGATGCATCTTCTGGACGGTGTCGCGGTGTAGAACCACGCGCAACAAACAACGGACCACGATAATTCGCGCACGCGGGGCCCAAGCATCAAGATACatatacacacgtatacacgcacgcaggcaggcaggcaggcacgcacgcacgcacgcacgtacgcacgcacgcacgtaccgCCAACTGCCAGTGAATGACGCAAAACACACGGATTATTTTGTCGCGACGACTTTATTTCGAGACGCGCCGCATCGCTACtccgaaacgttcgtttcgctTTCGAGCTCTCTTGAAATCTCGGATGTTCCTTTTGGCACGCGAGAAATCGTTATTCTCCCGCCGTGACACAAGTTTCTGTAATTACCAGCCGATTACGCGCGGCGAGGGAAAATGTCAATGCCTCGTGAACTCCTccaaatattttatatcgttTTCCTCGATCGGCGAAATATCACTCGATTATTCCTCGcgcgaatataaaattattacgaaaGTATAAGGAATCGGTTAGAGGTAATAGATAATTCAGACCCCAGCGGGTAAACCATGACCAGTTGTGGACAAACGGTATCGTTAATGAAGACGATGCgtcgaagaataataaaaaaggcATCGATGCgtctttgttatttttatttcgtatctgAAATTTACCCTCGTAAACAGAAGTTAACGTACTCGTGAACGATCGGACCTGCACTTGAATCTCCGAGTTCCCGGTCCGCAAGAGAGACAAAGAGAAATATCGATTGTAAATGAATTGATCGAATAGTTACGGTATTTGCGAAGGGCCTCTCTTATTTTACGCATCATCGCGGTCGTGTTTgctttcttcattttggaaagatAAAACTCCGTCGTGTCATTGCTCCAAGTTATATAAGCGAATgtcggcgagctcgagaaagcgTTACTAATACACGACAAATCGGGAGATCTTTAAGGGATAAATCGTGCTGTCGAGTTCAGCGCACGTTCCAAAGaggcgcggcagaattgttgCCCTGAATACAAAATGACTAAACGAgtcaaataacgtatatcgctcgcgcgcgcgagcgagcgagcgagcgactgtTCGTGTCGTAATATTTTAATGGTACATATAGTAGTctcttctctccctctcccgTTTTCCCTGACTAGTTTCACCGTACGATTCATCATATCGGGCTATGAAATTATGCGATCCATATCGAAACATTTCCATCGTTCGACTATGAAAACGCTCGAATAACACAGGAGACTCATCGAGTCGACGATTGTCGGAGCACGATCGAGCCGTGCGATTTAATATcttaaaaatcgttcgaactACGTACGGGCAGATTGAAATTTTCCACGGATCGGTCTCTCGTGGCCATCGACGAATGCACGtgtgtttgaaaaaataaaaagcaaTATAGGCTACGGTGTGTCGAATCTCGTGCGACTCGATGTGGAACGGCTAGTACCACACGTACAGTTTCTACTGAACCAGTTTCTCTCTTTGTGCACAACAATACAGCAAAACGTACGCGTGCATGTACACGCCGCGAGGAATGGCGCAGCACATCATAGTCAGGACCACTATATAGCGTACCAACATGTGCGATGGCTGTGTAAACATTGTAAACACTGATCGTGCCGTACAGTGGCTCTCACACGAAGAAATTCTCGTTTTGCACGTTGTCATCGTAAAGTTCAGGGGAATCTCTCCGTATCGACCGCCGTGGGTACGATGTGCTACAGAAATACTGGAGCGGATTAAGTTTGCcatggaaaaggaaaaaaaaaataaaaaacataaaaaGAACATTAATCCGGTACAattgatctctctctctctctctctctctctctctctctctctctctctctctctctctctctctctctctctctctctctctctctctctctctctctctctctctctctcgtcgtttCTGCGGACTTTTTCGACTTATATTTACACTGTAACCGTTTTACGGAAAAATCGTTCGCGTCGATGTTTAAAAGCTCATACCGTGCACTTATCTTACCGTACTTGCATTATTAACAAACTTCCAGAATTtgtttcgcgcgaaatgggaAAAAACCGTGGCAGTCACTG encodes:
- the Galphas gene encoding G protein alpha s subunit isoform X1, translating into MGCFGSQSSKASQDDSKNQKRRSDAITRQLQKDKQVYRATHRLLLLGAGESGKSTIVKQMRILHVNGFSEAEKRQKIEDIKKNIRDAILTITSAMSTLTPPVSLEDSANQSKVDYILDVSSSPDFDYPPEFYEIVETLWKDRGVQQSFERSNEYQLIDCAKYFLDKVAIVKQPDYTPTEQDILRCRVLTSGIFETRFQVDKVNFHMFDVGGQRDERRKWIQCFNDVTAIIFVTACSSYNMVLREDPTKLRLRESLDLFKSIWNNRWLRTISVILFLNKQDLLAEKIKAGKHKLEDYFPEFARYQTPSEPGVVVDPSEPPDVIRAKYFIRDEFLRISTASGDGKHYCYPHFTCAVDTENIKRVFNDCRDIIQRMHLRQYELL
- the Galphas gene encoding G protein alpha s subunit isoform X2, whose amino-acid sequence is MGCFGSQSSKASQDDSKNQKRRSDAITRQLQKDKQVYRATHRLLLLGAGESGKSTIVKQMRILHVNGFSEAEKRQKIEDIKKNIRDAILTITSAMSTLTPPVSLEDSANQSKVDYILDVSSSPDFDYPPEFYEIVETLWKDRGVQQSFERSNEYQLIDCAKYFLDKVAIVKQPDYTPTEQDILRCRVLTSGIFETRFQVDKVNFHMFDVGGQRDERRKWIQCFNDVTAIIFVTACSSYNMVLREDPTKLRLRESLDLFKSIWNNRIYWRKR
- the LOC143150569 gene encoding uncharacterized protein LOC143150569, which translates into the protein MQFDSQGGPRSSIQPELPLETASFCSPGRPVTERFPCQSKLDKLSELPSLRYRCPWVLRSPVYSKYRVNVRCANANRTRCINTARKIRVSIGRVKNVDGVVQRTVRITVKRIISRRIKLRGVQLCERVSRDGAVVEFGSGFARNKLPYRRQPAPRYAAKSRTTVTNWTRTVERRDDTNKKVYTTRFLSVVKLHGGIPAAKKTKRVVRARVSSEERRGLSTSYGKVAKEVENISTNVTNDLPTPYAIRIALRDRTRDKRFDSINSDASSGRCRGVEPRATNNGPR